The nucleotide sequence CCGGTCAGCTCCTCGAACCGCCGGAAAAGGCCGACCAGCCACGGCGGCTCCTCGGGGGCGAGCGGCGTGATGCTGGCGCACCGGGCGAGCGTGCCCAGCGCCTGCACGAGCGCCTCGTCTCCGCCGAGGAGTTGCCGAGCGCCTTCCGACCACGCCTGCTCCGGGTCGTAACGAGACGGCGCCTGCAAGTACCGCCCGATGGTGAAGAGCGCAAGGCGCGAGGCGTACGGCTGATTCATGGGGTTGGCGAAGATGCCGCGCAGGATCCCGTCCAGGTGAGCCCCACGGCCGGTGTAAGGGCCGATGTGGAGCTCCGGCGCCATGTGGGCGTCGTTGACGGGGTAGTTGTCCCACAAGAGCGGCGGCCGGCGCATGACCTCCGCCACCCGGCGGGCGTGCTCGTCCGGCACCTCCCGGGAGCAGACGGCGGGGCCCGTCCAGAAGAGATCGACGGCCGGGTCCAGCCGCTCCCCGAGCTCCCGCAGGTAAGGCACGTCCGGGTCGCCGCAGTAATGGGTGGGGCAGACCATCAACTGGAGCCCCCGGGGCTGCATCCGCCGCCACAGCCGCCCTGCGAAGTCGGCCTGAGCCTCCGCCAGAGTCGCGTACGCCCGGCGGTCCTCCTCGTGCCCCAGCGCCGGCGGGATGTCGTCGAAAAAGAGCCCGAACGCCCGCACCCCTATCCCCACGAACGCCTCGAGCTTGGCCCACAGCCGGTCGAGCTCCGCCGGGTCGGAGTAGACCAGGGACAGCCCGGGGCTGATGGCCACCATCCACTCGACTCCGCTCGCCCGCCCGGCCCGCACCAGCTCCTCGAACCGCCGCATGGCCTCGGGCGGGTACGGCTCGCGCCACCGGTCCCGGTGCAGCGGGTCGTCCTTGGGTGCATACAGGTACGCGTTGAAATGATGCCTGCCCAGCCAGTCGATCGTGTCGAGCCGCTGCTCGTGGGTCCAGGGACGCCCGTAAAACCCCTCGACGACCCCCCGCCACACCAGCGCCATCCCGTCACCCCCGCCCTCCCTGCCTTTTCCGCCTTGCTCCGCCGCGCCCGCGCGCCCCCACCGGCCCATTTCTCGGACGGAGCACCCACCTCCTCCGGTCGCGCGGCCCGCCGCCCTGCGCAGGGCACGCCCGGGCAGGCCACCGTCAGGCAAAGACGACGTATCGCCTCAGGAAGGCCTCGAGCGCGGCGTAGTACGCCTCCACGGTCTCCCGCTTGCGCCACCCGTGCCCTTCGCCCGGGTAGACGTGGTACTCGTGCGGCACACCGCGGCGCCGCAGCGCTTCGACGAGGGCATCCGCCTGGCTTCGCGGCACGACCCGGTCCTCGTCGCCCTGGAAGATGGCCAGCGGGTCCCGGATCCGGTCGGCCGCGAAAAGCGGCGAACGCTCCCGGTATGCGGCCGCCGCCTCCGGAAGCGGGCCCACCAGGGAATCCGTGTAGTGCGCCTCGAACTTGTGCGTCTGGCTGGCCAACAGAAAGAGGTCCGTGACCCCGCTGGCCGAGACGCCCGCCCGGAAGAAGCCCGGGTGCTCGGCCAGCGCCCTCAGCACGGTGTACCCGCCGGCGCTGCCGCCCATGATCACCATGCGCTCGCGGTCGACGAGCCCCTCTTGCGCGAGCCGGGCCGCGCCGCTCACGGCATCCTCCACGTCGAGCACGCCCCAGCGGCCCTTCAGCGCCTCCCGGTAGGCTCGCCCGTACCCCGCGCTCCCCCGGTAGTCGACGTCCAGCACGGCGTATCCCCGGCTGGTCATGAACGCCACCTCCGGCGCCCATCCCGGTGTCGCCTGGGAGGTCGGGCCGCCGTGCACCCGTACGACGAGCGGCGGGCGCCCCTTGCCCGTGTACTGCGGGTTGGCCGGGCGGTAGAAAAGCCCATGGACCTCCCCGCCGTCCGGGGCGATCCAGCGCCGGTGTTCCGGCCACGAAAAATACCCATCCGGGACGTCCTCCGCCTGTGAACGGGCCACCACCGCCGCGGGCCTGCCGGGCTCCATGACCACGACCCTTCGCGGAACGGCCGGCGATGAGGCCAGGAGCGCGATCCGGCCGCGGCCAGGATCCACGGCCAGTTGCTGCAACACGGTGTAGCCGGCCGGATGCCCGCCCGGTCGCTCCTCTCCGGCCTTTCCCTCCCGGGGCTCTCCCTCGACGACGGGCACCGGGTGGGCCCTGCGCGCCGCGAGATCGTAAGCCCAAAGCTCGACCCTCCCCTCGCGGCTTCGCAGGAAGTAGACCGCGCCGCCTCCGGGGCTCCACCCCAGCGTGCGCATGCCCTGGCGCCAGTTGCGCAGTCCGTGCTCGGCCTCTTCCCGGTGGGCGAGCTCCGACCGTCCGGTCTCGAGGTCGCAGAGGTGGAGGTTGGCCCACCCCGTCTCGTCGCTGACGTAGGCGAGCCACCGCCCGTCCGGCGAGAAGGCAGGCTGGAACACCTCCACGTCGTCGCCGCCCGCGACCGTTTCGACCCGTGAGACGACGGGCAGGCCGCGGGGGCCCTCCTCCAGATGAGCCAGGCGCAACTCACTCCCGTCCCACGGCATCCGCGGATGGTTCCACGAGACGAAGGCGAGCATGCGGCCCGAAGGATGCCACGCAGGCTGTGCGTAGAAGTCGGCGCCGTCCACCAGCTCCTGCGGCCAGCGCTCCCCCCGGACGTCGACGATCGCCAGCACGTCGCGGCCTTCATAGCTGTGCACGAAGACCACCCAGCGCCCGTCCGGGGAGACCTGAGGAGACGCCGCCGCGCCGAACGCGGGGGTCAGGGCCCGGGCCACGCCCTTCCCGAGGGGTTTACGGTACAGCCGTCCCTCCCGAGAGACGTAGTACACCTGGCCGCCCTGCACGGTGAAGTCGCCGCCGCCGTACCCGACCGCGGCCCGCACCGAGTGTTCGACGGTGAGCTGCCGCGCCCCCTCGCCGGCGGCGCCGGCGGCCATGAGCACTCCCACGCCCGATCGTTCCTCATGCCAGACGAGCTGCCCGGTCTCGTCGTCCCAGGCCACGTCGGTGAGGGTGACGCCGCCGGCCATGCGCGCCGGCGACAGGGGACTTTCCCATAGCCCGTAAGGAGCCTCGGTCATCGCATTCACCACCGGCTTTCGTCCGCGTCCAACCGCGGCACTCGTACGGCCGCCCGGCGCCTTCTGCCTGTCCACGGCAAGGCCGCCACCGATGCGACGGCCCCCAGCAGCGCGATCCCCGCGCCCGCCGCCATGGCCCCGTGCAAGCCGGCAAGGAAACGCCCGCCCTCGGCGGCGGCCGTCTCGACCTGGGCGCCTGCCACGGCCATGAAGACCGTGCCGGACACCGCGATGCCCAGCACCATGCCGATGTTGCGCATGCTCGCGAGCATCCCGCCCGCGATGCCCAGGCGCTCTCTCGGGACGCTCCCCATGATCGTGCTGTTGTTGGGCGTCTGGAAGAGGGCGCTGCCCAGCCCGAGCAGGGCCAGCCCCCAGAAGACCCCGGCGAGGGGCGTCGCGCCGTCCAGCCGGGTCATGTTGGCGACCGCCACGGCCATCAGCGCCATGCCCCCGGCCGCCAGCCACCGCGAGCCCCACCGGTCCGTGAGGTACCCGGCGGCGGGCGCTATGACCGTGAGGGCTACCGGGAAACCCAGCATGAGCACCCCCGCCCGGTCGGGCGGGATCCCCCGCAGGTTTTGCAGGTAAAACGGCAGCAGGAAGGTCACCGAGGACTGCGCCAGGTAGTTGGCGAGGCTGCTCAAGTTGGCGAGCACGAAGGTGCGGTTCTTGAAGACGGAGAGCTCGACCATCGGGTGGTCGATGCGCCGCTCCACCGCCACGAAGAGCCCGAGCAGCGCCGCGCCCGCCCCGGCCGAGCCCAGCGTGGCGGCGCTCGCCCAGCCCCAGCGGGGAGCCTGGCTGAGTGCGAGCAGCACCAGCAGCAACCCCGAGAAGAGCAGCATCGCGCCCGCCAGGTCGAACCGCTCCCGCACCACCCGGCGCGGCCCGGGGAGCACCCGGGCGGCCCAGAGGGTGCCGACGAGGCCGATCGGCAGGTTGATGGAGAAAATCGAGCGCCAGCCGAAGTGCTCGACGAGCAAGCCCCCGAGCACCGGCCCGATGGCGAGTCCCGCCGCTACCGCCACCGCGTTGGTGCCGAGCGCCCTTCCCCGTTCGCTCGCAGGAAAGACGTCGGTGATGATCGCAGGGCCGGCGGCCATCATCATGCCCGCCCCCACCGCCTGCACCGCCCGGAAGGCGATGAGCCACCCGATGCCCGGGGAGGCGGCGCACAAAAGCGATCCGCCCGTGAAGAGGCCGAAGCCCGACAGATAGGTACGGCGGTGGCCGTACATGTCGCCCAGGCGCCCCCAGGTGAGCAGCAGGCTGCTGATCACCAGCAGGTACGCCATGGCCACCCACTCGGAGACGGATAGCGTGGTGCGGAGATCCTGGGTGATCACGGGCAGGGCGATCCCGACGACACTGCCGTCGACGGGCCCCATCAGCGTGCCGACGAAGATGGCGGAGAGAATCCGCCACCGCAGCGGGTGCCCCGCCGCGCCACGTTCCCAGGCCGCCACCTCTCCCGGCGCCGGTGCGGACTCTGCCAGGCGCGTCACTCGTAGCGCACGCATACGTTCTTCACCTGGGTGTAGTGCTGCAGGGTCTCCAACCCCTTCTCCCGGCCGAAGCCGCTTTTCTTGTACCCGCCGAAGGGCATCTCCACCCCGCCCCCGGCACCGTAGGTGTTGACGAAGACCTGGCCCACCCGCAACTCGGCCGCCATCCGGTGCGCGGTGGACAGATCCCGCGTCCAGATCCCCGCCACCAGCCCGTAGGCCGTGCCGTTGGCCAGCGCGACGGCCTCGTCCGGCGTGTCGAAGGGCATGATGGCCAGCACGGGCCCGAAGATCTCCTCCTGGGCGATGCGCATGATCGGCGACACCTCGTCGAACAGCGTCGGTTCCACGAAATACCCGCCGCTCAGCTCCGGTTGCTCGGGCACCCGTCCGCCCGCCACCAGGCGCGCCCCCTCCGAGCGGCCGGCCTCGACGTAGCCCAGCACCCGTTGCTGCTGGCGCCGGCTGATGATGGGCCCCATGTCCGGGTCCTCGACGCCCGGGCCGAGGCGCATCTGCGAGACGATGCGCTGCAGGGCCTCCACCGCCTCCCGGTGCACCCGCCGGTCGACGATGAGCCGGGACGCCGCCGAGCAGGTCTGGCCGGCGTTCTGGAAAATGGCCTGGGCCGTCGCGGGGATGGCGCGGTCCAGGTCCGCGTCGCCCATCACGATCATGGGAGACTTGCCCCCGAGCTCCAGGAGAACGGGCTTGATGCCCCGGGCGGCCGCCTGCATGACGATGCTGCCCGTCTCGACCGACCCGGTGAACGTGATGTGGTCGACGTCCGGGTGAGAGGCCAGGGCTGCGCCTGCCTCTTCACCGTAACCCGTCACCACGTTGACCACTCCGGCCGGGACCCCCACCTCGTGGAGGATGCCGGCGAGCTCCAGGGTGGTGAGCGAGGCCTCCTCGGCGGGCTTGAGCACCACCGTGTTGCCGGCGGCGAGAGCCGGTGCCAGCCCGCGGGAGGCGATCTGGATGGGATAGTTCCACGGGATGATGAGCGCGCAGACCCCGACGGGTTCCCGCAGCACGTAGTCCAGGAAGCCCGGGCCGAGCGGGATCGTATGGCCCAGGATCTTGTCGGCGATGCCCGCGTAGTACTCGAAGTAGCGGGCCGCCACCGCGACGTCGGTACGGGCCTGGCGCAGGGGCTTGCCCGTGTCGAGGCTCTCGAGGCGGGCGAGAGAGTCGGAGCGTTGCCGGATGCGGCGGGCGGCCTCGTAGAGCCACTCGACCCGGCGGCGGGGCTCGATGCGCTTCCATCCCGGGCCTTCCAGCGCGGCTCTCGCCGCCGCCACCGCCCGATCGACGTCCGCCTTGCCGCCCCTGGCGAGATAGGCGAGGACGTGACCGGTCGCCGGGTCGACCGACTCGAAGTGCTGGCCCGAGGCGGGAGCGACCCACTCGCCTCCGATCCAGAGGTCATAGCGGCGAGACTCTTCTTGCGCCGGCGCGACGGCCATCTGGTGCATGCCCCCCTTTTCTGCCGGGTGCCGCGGCCGGGAAGCCGGCCGCCCCCGGCCTCCTGCAGATGCCAACATTCCCTCCGAAGGCCATCGCTCCTATCCTATCGGATCCGAGCGCTCCTGGCTTTCCGCCGCGTGGAAGGCGGTCCGCCCGGCTCCAGCGCCGCCAGCGAGTTGGCGACTGCACGCCGCGTCGCGCCGGAAGACTCCTGGATGGAGGTGTGGCAGGCAGTGTCCAACGAACGCTGGCTTCGTATCGCCGCCGCTGCCGCGGTGCTCCTGTTCGTGGTGGCGGCAGCGGCCATCGCAGGTCAGTTGCGCTCCTCCCAGGAGTCGGCCCGGCTGCGCAACGAGCTGAGCGCCCTGGAGCGCCGGCCCGCAGCGCAGGCGTCGCCGGCGCCGCCCGGCCCCGAGAGCCCCGCCTCACCGGTCGCTTTCACCCGGGTGCAGGTGGTCCAGGAGTCGACGAGCGCGCCGGCCGCTCCCTCCGGGCAAGCCGGGTCGCCCACGACGTCGCCCGGGTCACCCACGACGTCGCAGGGAGGCGCCGGGGCACCTCCTCGCCGCGCGGCAGCAGGGCCGGCCCGGCGTCCGGCCGCGGCCGGGGCCAAGCAGCCCCTTGCTGTCCCGGCCAAGCGCCCGGTCTCCGGCCCTGCCCCTGCGCTCGACCGGGGGCCGATCTCGGTGCAGGCGACGGTGACCAACCGCACCAGTCGGACGCTGAAACAGCCGGTCTATGCCCTGCTCATCGCCACTGACCCTCGGGACCCGTCCAAGCCGCCGCAGATCCAGCGCCAGAGCACCGTCATCGAGTCGCTCGGGCCCGGCGACACCACGACCGTAACCGTGAGGGGGCTCACCATCGACGACCCGGCCCTGCACTACGAGCTCGTGGTCAACACGCCGGCCGTCGACCCGGCCCGGGCCGGCGGCACCGTCGCCAAGGTCGTACCCACGGTACGACCGGCTACGGTGCGCCCCGCGCCGACGGCTCCGCAGGCTCCGGCCCGACCTCCTGAGCCGCCCCGAGCCCAGG is from Limnochorda sp. L945t and encodes:
- a CDS encoding protein O-GlcNAcase; translated protein: MALVWRGVVEGFYGRPWTHEQRLDTIDWLGRHHFNAYLYAPKDDPLHRDRWREPYPPEAMRRFEELVRAGRASGVEWMVAISPGLSLVYSDPAELDRLWAKLEAFVGIGVRAFGLFFDDIPPALGHEEDRRAYATLAEAQADFAGRLWRRMQPRGLQLMVCPTHYCGDPDVPYLRELGERLDPAVDLFWTGPAVCSREVPDEHARRVAEVMRRPPLLWDNYPVNDAHMAPELHIGPYTGRGAHLDGILRGIFANPMNQPYASRLALFTIGRYLQAPSRYDPEQAWSEGARQLLGGDEALVQALGTLARCASITPLAPEEPPWLVGLFRRFEELTGSFHFEEGLRELQQGIAELRQAYAALRQGAERHPVLADMRPWIEDMGRWTELLEAAVDLIVTDGALSWMGDASADRQALQRRFAELRERVRSGLKESVDWPTRTCGDTARAFVQHVLRRSVARSG
- a CDS encoding S9 family peptidase yields the protein MTEAPYGLWESPLSPARMAGGVTLTDVAWDDETGQLVWHEERSGVGVLMAAGAAGEGARQLTVEHSVRAAVGYGGGDFTVQGGQVYYVSREGRLYRKPLGKGVARALTPAFGAAASPQVSPDGRWVVFVHSYEGRDVLAIVDVRGERWPQELVDGADFYAQPAWHPSGRMLAFVSWNHPRMPWDGSELRLAHLEEGPRGLPVVSRVETVAGGDDVEVFQPAFSPDGRWLAYVSDETGWANLHLCDLETGRSELAHREEAEHGLRNWRQGMRTLGWSPGGGAVYFLRSREGRVELWAYDLAARRAHPVPVVEGEPREGKAGEERPGGHPAGYTVLQQLAVDPGRGRIALLASSPAVPRRVVVMEPGRPAAVVARSQAEDVPDGYFSWPEHRRWIAPDGGEVHGLFYRPANPQYTGKGRPPLVVRVHGGPTSQATPGWAPEVAFMTSRGYAVLDVDYRGSAGYGRAYREALKGRWGVLDVEDAVSGAARLAQEGLVDRERMVIMGGSAGGYTVLRALAEHPGFFRAGVSASGVTDLFLLASQTHKFEAHYTDSLVGPLPEAAAAYRERSPLFAADRIRDPLAIFQGDEDRVVPRSQADALVEALRRRGVPHEYHVYPGEGHGWRKRETVEAYYAALEAFLRRYVVFA
- a CDS encoding MFS transporter is translated as MRALRVTRLAESAPAPGEVAAWERGAAGHPLRWRILSAIFVGTLMGPVDGSVVGIALPVITQDLRTTLSVSEWVAMAYLLVISSLLLTWGRLGDMYGHRRTYLSGFGLFTGGSLLCAASPGIGWLIAFRAVQAVGAGMMMAAGPAIITDVFPASERGRALGTNAVAVAAGLAIGPVLGGLLVEHFGWRSIFSINLPIGLVGTLWAARVLPGPRRVVRERFDLAGAMLLFSGLLLVLLALSQAPRWGWASAATLGSAGAGAALLGLFVAVERRIDHPMVELSVFKNRTFVLANLSSLANYLAQSSVTFLLPFYLQNLRGIPPDRAGVLMLGFPVALTVIAPAAGYLTDRWGSRWLAAGGMALMAVAVANMTRLDGATPLAGVFWGLALLGLGSALFQTPNNSTIMGSVPRERLGIAGGMLASMRNIGMVLGIAVSGTVFMAVAGAQVETAAAEGGRFLAGLHGAMAAGAGIALLGAVASVAALPWTGRRRRAAVRVPRLDADESRW
- a CDS encoding aldehyde dehydrogenase family protein → MAVAPAQEESRRYDLWIGGEWVAPASGQHFESVDPATGHVLAYLARGGKADVDRAVAAARAALEGPGWKRIEPRRRVEWLYEAARRIRQRSDSLARLESLDTGKPLRQARTDVAVAARYFEYYAGIADKILGHTIPLGPGFLDYVLREPVGVCALIIPWNYPIQIASRGLAPALAAGNTVVLKPAEEASLTTLELAGILHEVGVPAGVVNVVTGYGEEAGAALASHPDVDHITFTGSVETGSIVMQAAARGIKPVLLELGGKSPMIVMGDADLDRAIPATAQAIFQNAGQTCSAASRLIVDRRVHREAVEALQRIVSQMRLGPGVEDPDMGPIISRRQQQRVLGYVEAGRSEGARLVAGGRVPEQPELSGGYFVEPTLFDEVSPIMRIAQEEIFGPVLAIMPFDTPDEAVALANGTAYGLVAGIWTRDLSTAHRMAAELRVGQVFVNTYGAGGGVEMPFGGYKKSGFGREKGLETLQHYTQVKNVCVRYE